ttctttcatctAAGTACTTAGTGGTCTGCACCACCTATAAACCTCTTGCACACAGCAATCCACTCACGATTAATGAAGTGCTTACTTAACCAATTTAAACCCTTAATTCCTATTAATTCAACATAATAGCCACCCTCTCAGCCAGAATTAACAACACTCTATCAAAAACTTACGGTCTCTGCAGGCCAGAAAACGTCAACCCAGCAAATTCCATATTCCTTAATAAATATGTAAGACTATGTATATCACTGTTAAAATGCATAACCCTCATGTAAGACCCCTATCAAGCCTGCTTTACACCTGTATTACATTTCTCCTTCAATCAGCAGCTTTTCTGAGACACCGGCCTCCCATGAGGAGGAGAAACCATTACAAGGGACTGCAGCTCATTTGCAACAAGATTGGAGATCATGCTGCATCAAAAAGTATGTGAAGCATTTCTGAGAACAAAATTGATTTATTCCATTTCTATGTTGGTATGCAGCATCAGTATCAGTGTATTTAATATAAGTTCCCTGTCTAGCTCTGGGTTGCTGTGAAGGTTGCTGCTTATTGTGAAAGTAAGAAGCAGGGCAATCAAATGACACGAGGGGCCTGTTCTGGTTGCAAGATTAAGGTACATGCAGTATTTCTTATGCAAGATCTTTGTTTCTTAAATTGAATGATAAAGCATACAAAATATGCAATATAAAAACTGTATCAGACAAAACTATACATTAGCACCTTTTTTAGATCTAGGGATGCTGCTTGTTAAGCTATAAAGACATTAGGCTGTTTGTTGGTGAAATAAAAgacatacacaaataaataaatatgtctgAATATTACAATTTTGATTCAGGGAAAAACATATCAAGCACAGCCTGTGGCTAGAGGAGCCTGACTGCATGCTGGCAGGGGGTAAAAGACAGCCTGGGGGTGCTGTGGAGGGCGTCTGTTTTTTAATGAGCTGAAACTTTAAATACtgcataatatataataaaaatggatAGTTCATTTAATTCTCCCGACAAGTTGTGGAAAAACTATTAAAATCCATTACTCTCTTACTGTCAACAGAGTAAGCATTAAGTATGAATGAAGTGAATGCGATATGGTcgacaacaaagaaaaacaaaataataatcagcTATGGATGAAACTGGATTTAGCACAATTTTAAAGACATCAACAAAAAAAGCTATGGTAATATTATTATGAACAATATAAACTGGGTCCAGTCTGACAATATAATACTAACATGTTTACCATAAAGTAAATCTTCATAAAATCATACAGGATTTCTATTTACTGCATTTTCATCCTAATCTCAGTCAGGAAAGGTTTTGAACCAGAAAAGTTATAATAAATGACTGACAGACGTTACAGCCACCCACTGACAGGAGCTCTAGAAACACTGATTGGCACAGCATGCAAAGAGTTTCAATACCCCCCtcctcccaacacacacatatatacatgtcaaaatatatatatatgtacgtTAAAAGAATGTAAAGAAAAGACAATGTCTTTTGTCATCCCCAGGGTGAAGACAACTTCAATTATAGATTTCAATAGCTTCAGAAATTTGTCCCCCAtccccaaaaaagaaaaatgtagtAACATAAACATCACTGAAGGTCAGCAATTACTAAATACAgaggaagggggaaaaaatgcttAAACTGTAACAAAATATCTGATAGGACTCCATTCAAagcatgtgtgtctgcagctggaGATGTTTCCAGTTGAAAAATAATGAGCtttatgttttgttgtcatattATGATTCAAAAGGTGCCATTTCACAGTGAGTATTGTACCAACGTCGGCTGACACCTTTGCATTAAGATGTAATTCCAGCGTGATCCTTAAAGTGATCTGAGTGATGGCTCCGTTACCCCGCTGCTCGAGTAGGAAGCGGAGAAACGGTGCTGGTGGCCAATCCAGAGGCTTAATAATGATAACCTTGCCAGTATTAGCTGCAGGGGTTGTTCTCACAATAATTGTTTCTGCCAAGCTATATATCTATATGACAGAGAAAAAAGTGGTGTGACTTTCCTGCTAAATAATTGATTTAAGAATCCATAGCATCAACTATTCCAAGGAGATGAACATGGTTTGTACAAATTCTTTTCCTTGAAGAAACTGGAAGTTATTAGCTAATTAAAAGATAATTACAAGTCTCTGCAAGTTGATTAGCAATTTCATTGTAGAGCATTAACAATTTACAGCAACACTACACTCAATTTCAGCACTTGTTTTGCTTTACTTACCTAAATTCTAAACAGTATAAGTATTTAAAGATTTCACCTTGACAAAACTTATTACCAACATCAGCATGCAATTAAACTTGCCAAACAGGCATTAATTCTTTGTTCATTACCACAATAGATGTGTGTTGGGTAATTTAGACCCTTCAATATGCAGGACAAGACTAACATGGCTATTAAAAGGCATCAATTGTGCACCAAATGCtgatatattttgttaatttacTGTAGCTCATTTGCAGTCTAGATACCGTAGACATGCACCGGCAGTGACTGCGGTTCCACATGTCATGGTAAGCCTTTGCTTGAGCTGGATGTCCTCCCCTGCAGATTAGAAGGACTCAATGGTGAAACCCTGAAAATGAATACAATGTAGTCACATGCTTCACAGTTTAGGTTTCACTGCCTCGCATCATCATGTAATAGCCTTGCACAAAGCTGCAGTCAGTTGCAATCCCATGCAATTGTGCTCAGTAGTATCAATGCAGCTCATGGGTCAAGGGGTCAATGAGTAATTAAGACATGGTTGCCTGAGCATTCCCCATGCACAGTTTTGGCCCTAATGAAGGTTGGGGATGAAAGGAAGGACATTAAAGTGCAGCTTGATACTATGGATCAGATATCAATAAGTGTGTCTAAATGTGCCTCATTCAAAGcaattattataattaacagAGTAGTGAACGCGCTGTTTGAAAGGAATTTCCTCATGAATTCTGCATCGGTTTTAATATTTTGCACAACACCTAACATTACAGAAACCATAGAATAGATTTTTTGACTCGATTCTATGGAATGTTTGGGATTGTACACATTTTTTAAGCCAAGGATTTTTATCTCTATTCTGGAGACGAGAGGTGATGCTTGTTCCAGAGTAGCTGCTGCTGACACCGTCAAATGAATGCATTACAAGTAACATTAAGTAAATGTAGCTAAGTTGATATATTTGTGTTGAATCGTATCATCGCCCAATTAAATATCCTTGCGTATAACAAGTGCGTTTTTACAAACTGGGCTGCACATCATGAAGAGCATGTACACTGCGATCATTACCTTCGAGTGCTAAGAAGGTCAGAAGGTGCATTGATTTAAATGTACAACAAGAAATTATTCGTTCGTGTTCATTGTTGCTAAAAATGAGGAGGCCAAGGCCAGAAAATTGAGGTCGTTGATTAATGCTATTAGTAGAAGATGCTGAGAGGTGAAAAAATCAATACAGCAGTTTGTCAACCTGCGGTAGAGGCAAGCATGCCCTGTCAGCAAAGCACATTACAAGAAATCAAAGGGCTGAGAGGGCCTGAAGGAAGGGATGTAGATGTCTCTGCACAAGAGCCACACTTTGGTAATTAAAACGTATTTTATCAGACCTGTCTTGTCACTGTGTTTTCTCTAACACTATTGACTATGTGTTGCATGGAGAGTGATCACTAATTtacctttaaataaatgaacCAAGGTTGTTTAAATTCTTGCATTTGTCACATCAAATGAAGCTAAAGACATGctagttttaaataaatgacatgtCACTGCAATCGTGAATTATTAATAATTCAATCATGTCTTACAGTTATAAGCAAAACTATTCAGCCCCAATTTTATATTTGGTTCACTGGCTAAATAATGTATGGTTCAACCTACTGAAATGAACAAAAGTAGTCGTAAGTAGCTCAACACAACAGTTATTACAATTGGTTTCCTACATACACCAAAAAATAATTTCGCTGACTACTGCTTTCTCCAAATGGTTCAAACACTGATTGTCAAGTCTCTTTGCTGCCATACTGATACGTAGGTAGAAACTAGTTTCTGACAGTGTTCATGACAAACCTAATCACATTCCTAAAAGGCAATGAATTTATAGAAAATTCCTGGATTAATGTGCTGCAACCATCATCTCTAATCCCAGAGATTTCTATCAGACTCAAATCAAGTGACTCTGATAACCTCTCTAGAATTATCCAGGAGTCTGAAAACAGACTTTATTGGATCTTGAGGTCTGCTTGGGATAATTGTCCTTGAGGAATGTCCAGTGATTCAGCTTCATCCCCTTCACATAGGGAGGTTCATCTAACCCTCTATTTGCTACGAGGTTTCAATTCAGGCTGTTCTCATCAGTATATGCATGTTCATCCAGATACACCACTGAGTTatagaagaaaacatttattttatttcatcactcCCCAAAATTGCATCCAGAGGTTTTGTGTCTTGTATAGCTGGTTCCAAGTGGCAGGAGCCACCGTTTCTTGTGCTTTTGAGTCATCCTTGGAGTTTAGACATGGAGTAAATTCAAGCCTTACCAGAAAATCATACTGGAACTCCACTGCTGAAATAGGTCTACAGAGgttagtacagtattttaacaTCTGATTTGCAAATGCGTGCTCTTTCTGAGGGATGCTATTGATGGAAATGGATAATTTGGAAAAAATATAAGTAAAAATATAACTTTGTGCTGAATATGCAAAAAATTAATATGTTGTATTGAGTAATTTTTAACTCTTCCTGCATTTACCAATCCTCCTAAAACGCAATGTGGGTGGGGCAATTTTTCTTCAAACTTAATTAACTTTCACTTAGGTGACCAATCCCTGTGACATGAATGTGATATGATCAGATATTGTCAAATATATCACTTTAATATGTACCGATTCTGGAGATATATagaaaaaaggatgacacaTAGGTAAAAGGCTTAGtgtcaaataatttattctTAAAGAAAACCTTAAGTTTCCATTAAATTTTAATGGAAAGTTACTTTTCCTAATAAACAGTTCATACTGCTTGTCAAGGTAATGACATGCATAACTGACTTCTTCACTACATCTTTTCACACttgaataattaaatacaaacaaaactaaTGAGTTGTCAGTCAATATGAGCACACACCAGAACGTCACATTGGGATCTGGTGTAAATACAAGACAGGaagaaaatactttatttaaagCTCTCTATTATTGTTTAATATTGTGCAccttcattttctttataaGCAAAATACACACTGACAGGTCCCACACTTGTCTGCACTGTCTCCACAGCTCCCACCACCATCCAGCACCCAAGGCCATAGGCCAAACAAGGGATCCCTGCAATTTAACGACATTCATCATTTGTTTACAGGTTTTTGTCAAATATGTGTAGGAAAAAAGGAGGGATTAAATGCTCACCCAGATTAATAACTTTCAGTATCGAGAAAAACTTGTCCTCAAAGTCCAGGTTCTGTGGCGGTGCTTTGGTGCAGTGATATTTAATAAAGGGGAAACAGCCTGTTCTCAGGATCTGGTAGTTGGATCCCTGGACTGACCAGTTAAAGTTGGACATGCCAAACTGGTCATTGTGGACGGAGCTGTAGCGGACACAGAATGAAGTCCACGGTGGGAGCTGTCGCTGCAGCAGGTGGCGGGTCAGCACCTCCGAGGCAGCTGGACGCGGGGCTGCCGCGACAAATGAGCTCGGAATCAGGGCGACCTTTACAAACAAGCTGTGTATCATCCTCAGAAGCTCCTTCATGACGTGTGACAAAACAACAACGACTCAgatttgatgttattttataGAAACAGCTCCAAGCACATTAAATGCAAACATTATAATACACCAATGCCGCCCGCCCTCCAGGGCGCACAGAGGTGGTCGGGGCTACAAACACGATGGTATTTATCACCCGAGGCTGGAGAACAGTTCAGTCACAGTATGTGAGGCGAATGGAAGCTATTCAGTAGTAAACGATCACTAAACGACATGAAATACGAGAAAAATACACGCACACGTCCAAATCCACCGCATAAACAATGAAAACCGAGTTTACTGTCATTTGCGTTCCGTCTGCGAAATTTGTCCGGCGGAAAACAAAGCGCTGCGCAAATATATCGTTCCTCCAAAACAGGCCGGTGCACACGTTGCGTTGTCTTTTAGAATTAAAGGAAATACTCTCGTGGAGGCACTTGTGTGAATGTTATGAATGGTATATGATCGAAAACATGTCCATTCTCCCAAACCTTCACCTCCCAGCTTGTCATCTGAGAGAcgctttttagtttttaaaccATGCTGCCACAAGCATCGCTCAGTGAACTCAGTTAGTGCCTTAAAAAGTATTGGGTAAGTGAGTCCTTGGTTTATGTTGCAGGTCGTTAATGATAAGGCAGAATAAAGTTGACATTCTGATGCATTCCTGTATTAACAAGAACACAATGGTTGTTTTTAAACGAATACACAAttgtcagttgttgtttttttccttgtatttttcCCCTTGTTTTAAAAACTGGAGCTGaaattgacacatttttgagaaaaatgCATCGATTTTGCTTAAAGTCATACATAAACACAGtaaaggtagtcctcaacttacgaacatttgacttatgaacatctggagataaaaacaaatgcGCCATATCCGACTCTTGTAGTGCAGTTGTCCTTTCTATTCTAACCCCCACcaagcagcactgctgcattcACTCATCTCCAACACATTCATCTCCCCCTTTTattcctgtttgttgttgtctctgtgaacATCTCACTGCATCAGGCTTCATACCTTGGatgctttactgtttatcatggatgagcCTCTGACTGACAAtaattcctccctcctccacctcttccttcactctaaaggtaagGTACGTGCTACATACTACAGTAACATCAACatctgactctggctgttgttgttggatgcatTTAAAAACTGGTCAAGGGGTCCTTGAAGTGCCTTATTCTTCTTCTAGAAAAATATTATCAGAAAGTAATCTGAATTAAAAAGCAATGGCGTGAATTACGAGATATTGAAACTATACGTACATATATTAATACTATTAtatgtttttgttcttattttttgtaCAGTAACAAGGTATTATTATGATCGAGAACAATGTAACTCGAAATGACCtgtacatgtattttattttattatttgttattttttcagaTTATCCCTTTGTAGAAGGTAAACAAAGTCGGAGCCATGTTTTCAGGTTAGGTTTCTGGCCAGAAGCATTAACTGATGCTaacactgaactctgaatgttttagaTGTTTGATGTTAATTTTTGGTTGAGtaaactgagaaacttaatggaaatagaACAGAGTACttgtaatcaaacataaagtgttgtgtcagacttttgatgaccaggaagtgcatcagcgtGTCATTCACgcaagtgtggtggaatacttCAGCGGATTATAGGTTGGCATAGCCTCTCCGATGATAAAATTCATTGAGTGGAGGTAGAGATTTAAAAGTTGTATCATGGTGCTGCAGTATTTTATATAGTTTATGTTTTGTTTCTATGTCCTGTCATTTTTTCTGGTAAGTATTAAGGAATACTGTAGTACTTTTGCATTAAGAGTAGCAATTGCATGTAAATAACCCAAAATGGAAATTATAGATTGGAATTTAAGAAAAATTCAACTCATGAACAACCTCCCAGAACCAAttatgttcatatgttgaggattACCTGTATTAAAGATACCCTTACCTCAGTAACCTACTGCCTTTTTTTAAGTGTTCTATATGCTTCAAGGCTGTCATATGTGTTGCATGTTGGTGGAAAAAGTGTTGTACACATTGTGCTTTTTGCACCCCATTTTGAAGTTTCCTGAGGTCTTTTGATTTCACTGTGTAGTTTAACTTACCTAACCATGTGTGTCTTTTCGCGTAGAATCAATGTCAAACAAGGTAGGAAAGGGATATATATCTTATTGAATAAGGAAATGTGTATAGACGTGATTCCATACCATCTTCCACATAAGCCTCAAATGGAATGACCTGATCCAATCCCAGGGGCCACCATTTCCACAAGGCTTCACTGAAAATCATTCAATACGTTTTGAAGGATCTTGATTGCTTGATTAAAAGCATGGACACAAAGCCTAACTAAAAAGCTAGAACATGTTTTAGGTAATGAACGTTTTTGTTGGACTCAGGACAACATGGCAAccattattatttgttaatataaatatgaagtCAACTCTGAAGTGGCAGAAACTGTAGTTTCTTTGATGGCCACTTGAAGCTGGTTTCTACAGAGGTCAGTGATGgatcagcaccatggacagcagTACACCCACAGCCTGGCCTTTCATATGGACGCACTTGTAGAAATATGTGAAATTTATGCtggataaaattaaaaatatctcaCTATACATGTCTGTTCACACTATGTCATTATTTGAAATCGCGCTATGGCTACattgtcagggtaaaattttgaattcaggggtgtcgcgggatgttgcagtctgtgactgtattAGTTATAGTTAATAGACTGAAGAGTGAAGCCCTGCTTTTGAGCAGACAATTAACTATCTGTCTGCAGGAGGTGTTATTTTCCAACATTACATTATATGTGATTAATTAAAACAGATGTCAAAACCATCGATTATAAAGGCTGAGAATTCTCATAATGTTTATAGGAACATATTTGGATATCTGTGATCAACATTAATTCATCCCCAGGGCTCATGAAATCACAGAACAACCTGACATCAAAACTGACAAAGACATAAGTTCCAGAGTAAAGCTGTTTATCAGCAGAACAGGTGTCTAAGCAGCTGAGTTATTCTCCACCAGTCGCTTGTTCTGAGCAGTCATCTTCAGTACAGCCTTTATGTCCTTGATCAGCTCctccaaagaaaaacaagcaaaagaagttaaattaaaatactaaCCATTCAGTAAAAGCATTCCACCAGACAGGGGTTGCACTGAATATGCAGGTTTCATTATATAGATGAGGAGAGATCGTTAAGTCATTAACACGGTACCTTAAAATTGGTTTCTCCTTGCATTTTAGAGGCTGATATTTCCTGATGAATGATGGTCAGATTCTGAGCAAAGGTCACAAGAGCTCCTTGGAGATCCCTGGAGACTGTTCTATTAATGACAACCcgaacaaacatgtttactaATGTTCCCCATGTTGCCAACTAAGAAACAATCACACAGTTCATCTGACGGCAGTGCTTAAATGAAACTTTCTGTTGACAACTTCTTTGGTCTTTAAGGGGAAGAGCACAGCTCAATTTAACTATTGCAGCTGTCTAAGCTAAAGGATTTCAGAGATAAATATGCTAAATATCCCTCTGCTCAAGTTTATAATGACATTAACAAAGCTGGAGGCGGCATCTTAATCCTTCAGAAGAATTGACTTCACTCTCAGTTTGGAGCGATTGTTCAACGACCTACTcctgactgtttttttgttttttttccatttgattGTCTATTCAACACAGAGAGGCAAAGCAACTAAAGTATACTAAGAAGTCTTTCTCCTGGTAGCGACCCCTTCATGTTGACGCAGTGTGTCTATGAAGTTGACGTGTTCATTAACACTTACATCATTCCAACACTGCATCGCTCAGTGAGGTCGTACAGAGCAAAAGCTGTGCCTTGTTTcctctgaaatttaaaaatcacaaacaaacaggtgaaaGATATTCTCCATGATCATAGAGGATATAAGAGCACTCACGTCACGTTTGTCCACTGCATGGACCGTCCACTGGAATTAACACAGTTTTGGTGCCAGGTACATCTCTTAGATTTGTTTGTGGGTGGAATATATAGATGACTGCCAAAGCAACCCTTGGTAAATTTGCAATGACAGGAATGTGTATGTTTAACAACTGGAGAACAAACTTAATGTTTGAAAGCCTTTCACTGAGAAACATCTGTTGACCATGAAACAATGTTGAAGGCTGACAATTTTTGTTATCTTTGTTAGTTGTACTTTGTATGTTGTGTATTGGATATCTGAGACGCACAAGTGATGATTCTTGTAATACttctctctgaccaatcagtggtCTGCGAAGTAATTTAGTCTCAGCTCTGCTTTATTGAAATGTTGACTGAACAAAGAACCAGGGACAGCATGCAAGCCTCAGTTTTTGATCATAGAAAGTGAATGAAGTTGGTCTGAGATGTGCTATGTAGTGgagacacaacaacacagagatGAGCTGTGGGAAACAAAGGTCTCAATATTTATTTCCTAATCCATTTTGAAGTCTTCAGCTCTAAGCAGTGCTGAGTAAAGTGATGTCATTTGAGGGAAGTAATAAGATTTTTTGCTGCTTCCAATGGAGAATGAAAGGTGACATAGGACTGTTTCTCCCACATGCAATAATACTGTAAGCATCtcacagtaagaaaaaaaaaccatgatgATAAATTTTGAGTCTTACCTTCATGCTATATCTTAAGCCATAAGCGTTGCACATCTTAAAAAATACACTATGATATAACATGGAAAGATTGGAGTGAAACAAACGGCTCCCAATCACTGCATAACAGTTGATCACAGGAGGCTGGAAAAGGgcaagaaaaaatgaaaaatcaaggGTATGAATGATTAAATTAGTCTTTCTATTAATCTAAAACTGAACAAAAGTAagactgtatatgtatatggaGCTCAAGCTCAGCTAGATATGGCTGAACTCCACACACATATCCTTAGGGTCACCGTTGGGTTTGGGGAGCATGTGTGATTAGTACAGGAGACCTGATGCGTGTGGGGCACATTTGGTAAACTGTTGGGCATTTCTTATTTAACTGTAAGGAGGAACAATTAATGTTGAGAAGATAAGCCACAAACAAGATGAGCTCAGTTTTATGTCAAACAAACTACAGTTTTAGgaaggaatcttttttttttgctttcattttcaaacacaacGCTTCAACAGACAATAGATATAACAGAGCTCTGCTGAGAGTGTGAGTGTCGTAAGTAACACTAGAGAGGTTGATTAGTTAAAGATGGCAGGGCTCAACTGGATGAAAGTGCTCCTGCTTTTTGTCGCCTTTGGAAGACACAAAGAGGAGGACTAAGCCCCTGTGAGCTCAGGAGATAGCCTATAACTCGCTGTGATGGGTTTGTGTTTGTAGTTGTCAAACACAGGAACCTCACACAACAATAAAAGTGTCCAACAGGGatttaattgtgtttgtaaTATGCAGCCCGCTAATGATGGCCACTGCTAAAGCCATTAACCACTGCAGTAGCTCAACTGCTGTACTGAAGCACCAGGCCACTGACTAAATGAatgtttgataaaataatacaagTCGCGGATTAACAAGCGTAAACTCAGGCATACTGCTAATAAAGGAACTGTATTGTTTAAGGCCTGGCACCAGGTTGATGAGGTATTCAAGCATGCATACTCATGCATAATGAAAATGATATGAATTATTAATGTGTTGATTATTTAGGCTCATCTATCAAAATGATAATGAATTCAGCACCTAAACACCAATTGAGCTCACTGCgtaattacagtatttagtTGTATTTAACCAAAATGAAGAACTAAGCATTGATCTATCTTAGTGATTACTGTAGTGTAGACATATTCTCTGAAGTCTCAGTTACATTTAGAGTTTAAGTTTCTTTGTTGTTTAAGAAGGAAAGGAGAACATAAAAGAAGTAAAAGTAGAACTGattttctcacatttaaaaaagatgagaaaaaatgaataaaaaatgtactTTGGCTGCAATCTGGTGTTCACAGCATTTCTTTCTGATTTGGATTGGCACTTCTAAACAGCCTGTATGGAAATTCAGTGTTCCTCCTGTGATCATCAGAAGCATCTGAGTCATGGCCAGCTGGTCACTGTATGAGAGGTCCAGATCAACAGCCCACACCTGTGAGCAAGACATCATGAACACAGTGTATGACAGACAATTCAGACTGTGCAAACTTATCATTCTAATCATTCTAACTTaatcacagaaataaaacatcaaagtaTTTCTCCCACAGGGATATGGTATATATAAAGAGAAAGGTGAATACCTTTTAATCCTTAATGTGTTATCCATGTTGAGAAGCAGGGAAAAAGAAAGGATTGGTTAAATGTGTGAGACTGATTTAACTCTTTCAGTCGTAGACTTACACATGCACAAAGTGGATTCTTCTAGCATGTTTGGATTCAGTCTGCCTGAGGGGAGTTTATTTAGCTCAGGTCTGATGAGAAACGAAGTTTAGATATGTATGTTAAATGGCATCATTATAAGTATATTAAGAGGTCAGGTATGGTCACAGCCTCCTGTTTAAACAGGGCTAATTTCCCAATAATAACCTAATAGCGTCGCCCTCTCTTCAAAAGTGGCAAATAAATCACCAGTGAAGGAGTTGTTAATAACTAAGTGGCAGTCGGCTGCCTCTTTTTACTGTTCCTATTTGTCAAAGTAAACGCTGCTGCCAGTGAATGCAAA
This region of Antennarius striatus isolate MH-2024 chromosome 4, ASM4005453v1, whole genome shotgun sequence genomic DNA includes:
- the c4h15orf61 gene encoding uncharacterized protein C15orf61 homolog yields the protein MKELLRMIHSLFVKVALIPSSFVAAAPRPAASEVLTRHLLQRQLPPWTSFCVRYSSVHNDQFGMSNFNWSVQGSNYQILRTGCFPFIKYHCTKAPPQNLDFEDKFFSILKVINLGIPCLAYGLGCWMVVGAVETVQTSVGPVSVYFAYKENEGAQY